Proteins from a single region of Malassezia restricta chromosome IV, complete sequence:
- a CDS encoding aminomethyltransferase — MMGSVRATHLANMRSAFLLATRRNVRMTVPTVQRCYAALHTSASVWDAKTGLYDFHVKHGAKIVPFGGYSMPLTYEGVGQVASHKHVREHAGLFDVGHMVQHMFTGPTALAFLQHITPASLTSLEPFSSTLSVLLSNEGGILDDLIITKHSDTSFYVVTNAGRRAEDLAWIAKQLSAWNDAHKGEGDTQHRVMEGQGLVALQGPSSAAVLQPLLPQGFDLASLTFGKSAMVPISTMSNKSALCHVARGGYTGEDGFEISIPADATVDVTETILANEEVQLAGLAARDSLRLEAGMCLYGHDLDESVSPVEGALAWTVGKDRRAAGDFLGAERVLHELKEGPPRRRVGLLVSAGSPAREGTRVFAEDGQTEVGRVTSGIPSPTLGRNIAMALVKNGYHKKDTPLQVEVRHKMREAIVTRLPFVPSKFYRG; from the coding sequence ATGATGGGATCTGTGCGCGCTACGCACCTGGCAAATATGCGTTCAGCTTTTCTTCTTGCGACGCGCAGGAATGTGCGCATGACCGTTCCGACAGTGCAGCGCTGCtatgcggcgctgcacacgagcgcctctgTATGGGATGCAAAAACGGGTCTGTATGATTTTCACGTCAAGCATGGTGCCAAGATTGTGCCGTTTGGCGGGTATTCCATGCCTTTGACTTATGAGGGTGTTGGACAGGTTGCGTCGCATAAACATGTGCGTGAACATGCTGGTCTCTTTGACGTCGGTCACATGGTGCAGCACATGTTCACAGGTCCTACGGCGCTTGCGTTTTTGCAGCACATCACTCCCGCGTCGTTGACTTCGCTCGAGCCTTTCTCTTCGACACTCTCCGTGCTCTTGTCGAATGAAGGTGGCATTCTCGATGATCTGATCATTACGAAGCACAGCGACACGAGCTTCTACGTCGTCACGAACGCTGGACGGCGCGCTGAGGACCTTGCATGGATCGCAAAACAGCTGAGTGCTTGGAATGATGCTCACAAGGGCGAAGGCGATACGCAGCACCGTGTCATGGAGGGCCAGGGTCTTGTGGCTCTACAAGGTCCGTCGTCGGCAgctgtgctgcagccgTTGCTGCCCCAGGGCTTTGACTTGGCGTCGCTCACGTTTGGAAAGAGCGCTATGGTGCCTATTTCTACCATGAGTAACAAGAGTGCCCTGTGTCACGTCGCACGTGGTGGTTACACTGGTGAGGACGGCTTTGAAATCTCGATTCCTGCCGACGCCACTGTGGACGTTACCGAGACGATCCTCGCGAACGAGGAGGTCCAGCTCGCTGGTCTCGCTGCGCGCGACAGCCTGCGTCTTGAGGCAGGTATGTGTCTCTACGGCCACGATCTCGATGAAAGTGTAAGTCCCGTGGAAGGCGCTCTGGCTTGGACGGTCGGCAAGGATCGGCGTGCAGCTGGTGACTTTTTGGGTGCAgagcgtgtgctgcatgAACTAAAAGAAGGACCACCACGCCGCCGTGTGGGCCTACTCGTGTCTGCTGGCTCGCCGGCCCGCGAGGGCACTCGCGTGTTTGCCGAAGACGGTCAGACCGAGGTCGGCCGCGTAACATCGGGCATCCCGTCACCCACACTTGGCCGTAACATCGCGATGGCTCTAGTGAAGAACGGGTATCACAAAAAGGATACGCCGCTGCAAGTGGAAGTCCGCCACAAAATGCGCGAGGCTATCGTCACGCGTCTACCATTTGTGCCGAGCAAATTTTACCGAGGTTAA
- a CDS encoding integral membrane protein (Ptm1), with amino-acid sequence MTRRWVVCVTALLLVFPMIQAYVVQIKDTYAMRQTCSGVRAGTDSRVDVVFYPNSTGTVTTLVYEFQDIGIIGKVAPDGSQDKLFMCTPEAVQDKLCTDKDLGLYLIDKPNLSGTSIQQQRIDFGASLTNQTILSHKVNTTGFYCVSVEPYGSNMAMSEAFRGHVDFVNSFHGQLPASEHPKLYFYGWLTLTYLAMAIAWLMLCFKYKDQIVTVQHFITGTMVLLTIEMACEWAYYSYFNAHAIDYLHFRSISGQASVTGMARFWLLLTNILEPARESLSFFLLLIVAMGYGVVRPTIGSVINKVYLLTALHFICGAMYSVGVTLVLLDIASEWVAFFIFPLAFTLTAFYMWILSSLKATTRYLSERRQTFKCAMFQRLNSILIGSVAFVSLYLFGMILYVSLVGPNDFLYQSWKYRWFLLDGILSLLYFVAFALIAWTWRPTGNNMRLAMSDELATDEETPGAEYEIHAIGQDDLDRDALEVDPNHLHQLSQAQNDTGVPPEYNEFTSDGRIELKDDKHHHDIEDDEFDVVFEADHDMSRRSYDTDQKNDHEVQRLRLHEEDL; translated from the exons ATGACACGGCGTTGGGTCGTGTGCGTCACGGCCTTGCTCTTAGTATTCCCTATGATACAAGCATACGTTGTTCAGATCAAAGATACATATGCTATGCGCCAAACGTGCAGTGGTGTCCGTGCTGGCACTGATTCTCGGGTAGATG TCGTATTTTATCCCAACTCTACAGGGACTGTGACCACACTTGTGTATGAATTTCAAGACATCGGCATTATTGGAAAAGTGGCACCTGATGGATCACAGGACAAGCTTTTTATGTGCACACCGGAGGCTGTACAAGACAAGCTGTGCACGGATAAAGATTTGGGCCTGTACTTGATTGATAAACCGAATCTGTCCGGCACGTCTATTCAACAGCAGCGTATCGACTTCGGTGCATCTCTAACAAATCAAACGATCTTGTCGCACAAAGTCAACACTACTGGCTTTTACTGCGTGAGTGTGGAGCCGTATGGTTCAAATATGGCAATGAGCGAAGCTTTCCGGGGTCATGTCGACTTTGTGAATTCCTTTCATGGTCAACTTCCTGCATCCGAACACCCAAAACTTTACTTTTATGGATGGCTCACTCTAACCTATTTGGCCATGGCTATTGCATGGCTGATGCTATGCTTTAAGTACAAGGACCAAATCGTTACTGTGCAGCACTTTATCACGGGTACTATGGTGCTTCTGACGATTGAAATGGCTTGTGAGTGGGCTTACTATAGCTACTTTAATGCTCATGCCATTGATTATTTGCATTTTCGTTCGATCAGTGGTCAAGCATCAGTCACCggcatggcacgcttcTGGCTATTACTGACCAATATCCTTGAGCCTGCCAGAGAGAGTTTATCCTTTTTTTTATTGCTGATTGTTGCAATGGGTTATGGTGTCGTACGCCCCACCATCGGCAGCGTGATTAACAAGGTATACCTACTTACGGCACTGCATTTCATCTGTGGCGCCATGTACTCTGTTGGCGTGACTCTCGTTCTACTGGACATCGCATCTGAATGGGTCGCCTTTTTTATTTTTCCTCTCGCATTCACTCTCACGGCTTTCTACATGTGGATTCTTTCATCGCTCAAAGCAACAACCCGTTATTTGTCTGAACGTCGGCAGACATTTAAGTGCGCCATGTTCCAGCGTCTCAACTCAATTCTTATCGGATCCGTGGCATTTGTTTCATTATACTTGTTCGGTATGATTTTGTATGTGAGCTTAGTGGGTCCAAATGACTTCTTATACCAATCATGGAAATACCGCTGGTTCCTATTGGATGGTATTCTTTCGCTGCTGTACTTTGTTGCGTTTGCACTTATTGCTTGGACTTGGCGTCCCACTGGTAATAATATGCGGCTTGCCATGTCAGATGAGCTCGCAACGGACGAGGAAACACCCGGAGCAGAATATGAAATTCACGCGATAGGTCAGGATGACTTAGATCGCGATGCTCTTGAAGTGGATCCAAATCATTTGCATCAGTTATCACAAGCGCAGAACGACACAGGCGTACCCCCTGAATACAATGAGTTCACATCTGATGGTCGCATCGAGCTCAAAGATGATAAACATCATCATGACATTGAGGATGACGAGTTTGACGTGGTATTTGAAGCGGATCATGACATGTCGCGCAGGTCGTATGATACCGATCAGAAAAACGACCATGAA
- a CDS encoding aminoacyl tRNA synthase complex-interacting multifunctional protein 1 — protein sequence MAQRSRQLLADMYSRLVTDQTALKSLTSSTKPLRTFAHELASLTSKPEAVLGEDVKTTDEWLDQVEGMNGSLETLDKKLEPITFLSGNAPTAADYSLFASLYDIVSTLPPAAQHAHPSLVRYFSHMSHLSAGSNIDPPVKPFEPVYEGFPKIVRKAEPKKEKKAKDEAAPAEGATAKPKKEKKAKDKSSSGNGGAPAAPDSGPLPSMVDLRVGKIVKVERHPDADSLYLEQVDFGEADGPRTILSGLVNFVPMDEMQNRWIVGVCNLKPVSMRGIKSFGMILCATAREGKEGGVQPVSPPEGSQLGDRVFVDGYEGMEPLEQMNPKKKVFETIQPSYTSTDAKECAWVGPAPNGAADEKSVRLLRTARGVCMAHFAGASLS from the coding sequence ATGGCGCAGCGTTCGCGGCAGCTCCTGGCTGACATGTACTCGCGTCTAGTGACCGATCAAACAGCTTTGAAGTCACTTACTTCTTCTACAAAGCCACTGCGTACATTCGCACACGAGCTTGCGTCGCTTACATCGAAGCCGGAGGCTGTGCTTGGCGAAGACGTCAAGACGACGGACGAGTGGCTCGACCAGGTCGAAGGCATGAATGGCAGTCTCGAAACACTGGACAAAAAGCTCGAGCCGATTACTTTTCTCAGTGGTAATGCGCCTACTGCCGCTGACTACTCACTTTTTGCCTCTCTCTATGACATCGTTTCTACACTTCCACCAGCAGCTCAGCATGCCCACCCATCGCTCGTGCGCTACTTTTCACACATGTCGCACCTCTCTGCCGGATCAAATATCGATCCGCCTGTGAAACCTTTCGAGCCAGTATACGAAGGCTTTCCTAAGATCGTACGAAAGGCCGAGCCCAAGAAAGAGAAAAAGGCTAAGGATGAAGCAGCGCCCGCTGAAGGCGCAACCGCCAAGCCCAAGAAGGAAAAGAAGGCCAAAGACAAATCTAGTAGCGGTAACGGTGGTGCTCCAGCTGCACCTGACTCAGGACCTCTGCCTAGCATGGTCGACCTCCGTGTGGGAAAGATCGTCAAAGTTGAGCGTCACCCAGACGCTGACTCACTATATCTGGAGCAAGTCGACTTTGGAGAAGCCGATGGCCCACGTACAATCTTGTCTGGTCTCGTGAATTTCGTGCCCATGGATGAAATGCAAAACCGCTGGATCGTTGGTGTTTGCAATTTGAAGCCTGTATCGATGCGTGGTATCAAGAGCTTCGGTATGATTTTGTGTGCCACCGCTAGGGAAGGCAAGGAGGGCGGTGTCCAGCCCGTCTCGCCACCAGAAGGTAGTCAGCTTGGTGACCGGGTATTCGTCGATGGATACGAGGGCATGGAGCCTCTGGAGCAAATGAACCCGAAGAAAAAGGTCTTCGAAACGATTCAGCCAAGCTACACTTCCACAGACGCCAAGGAATGTGCTTGGGTCGGCCCTGCACCCAACGGAGCCGCAGATGAAAAGTCCGTGCGTCTTTTGCGTACGGCGCGTGGTGTGTGCATGGCTCACTTTGCCGGTGCTTCGCTCAGCTAG
- a CDS encoding zinc finger protein, C3H1 type, translating into MSRATKIADPSLHAADHATHADGGRESLIVQKSVDELLRAAHASGHLNMSTRIPALKACPEELFDLLADDVPPWWSHDGLSPDASSTAAWSKRTPLRALVLTKNNLAALDERIARFDALHRLDVRENRLSTLPSTFDQLVHLTTLHLSQNAFTKIPTCILALPALTTLDLSHNQLETLWTPDDVGTRGVSPPNILPSLSTLDLSYNRLKTSALVPMPTSLEHLSLKHNDLQHPIPMDVLYPAKRLQELVLAENELSDVVFALNGTSFALPHLRVLDVRATQVASLAHLESHFASAPSLSLSEAKDKTRSPVHAPAHESPACTPHQLVRVSNIPAQDKHEVLSVATQHKTILSVLYVLSDVQVRSESHRRRRGGRGRGGEDRARIREERDEDGHSVTPNAGSALANAKLSTKKKEALGQVPCKFFRNNGCSAGDACPFAHTLPGEGQPKAVCQWYIKGSCRFGHRCALAHILPGQPMSMDRKNKRLAQQGSSQAAAKQAEEQQQRRASEKSENPKLASPSPNGAGATAMFIPSRTSNMSEELAVSVSATTADTELAQSGWSHDITRPHTYDATSTSAFGTSPFNHPGSHGLFFNSQPEARGSQPTSPWSSRKNEDPLAESAHAEDFLPSSLSDLLTPTELERRMRSTRDASSTSSSMQPTSFMQEMISQSMPATSHRLGSFDVSPPTPLGQAPKFGGSSFSFMSGSVQPTRRPGNHSVHASPFMPPIFDNLLGSPPSLSPPGTLSSSLGGERAPMPMSTPSHKGLSDDARRRTSTSSLFHGRGTIPISPAIVPVSEEDADDTIFELE; encoded by the coding sequence ATGTCGCGTGCGACAAAAATCGCAGATCCCTCGCTTCACGCGGCGGATCATGCCACCCATGCTGACGGGGGGCGCGAATCCCTTATCGTTCAAAAGTCtgtggacgagctgctgcgaGCCGCGCATGCGTCAGGCCACTTGAACATGAGTACAAGAATTCCAGCTCTCAAAGCGTGTCCTGAAGAGCTATTTGACCTGCTTGctgacgacgtgccgcctTGGTGGTCGCACGACGGGCTATCGCCCGATGCATCATCGACCGCGGCATGGTCTAAGCGAACGCCACTTCGCGCATTGGTACTCACAAAAAACAATCTTGCTGCACTGGATGAGCGCATTGCGCGCTTTGATGCGCTACATCGTCTAGACGTGCGCGAAAATCGACTTTCTACGCTCCCATCTACTTTTGACCAGCTAGTGCATCTTACGACCTTACACTTATCCCAGAATGCGTTTACCAAAATCCCCACATGCATTTTGGCACTTCCAGCTCTCACCACACTTGATCTGAGCCATAAtcagctcgagacgctgtgGACACCGGACGACGTGGGAACACGTGGCGTCTCGCCTCCTAACATCCTGCCGTCTCTCTCGACGCTCGATCTTAGTTATAATCGCCTGAAGACGTCTGCACTCGTTCCCATGCCTACATCGCTTGAACATTTGAGCCTGAAACATAATGATCTGCAACATCCCATTCCAATGGACGTATTGTATCCTGCCAAGCGACTCCAAGAGCTCGTATTGGCTGAAAACGAGCTTTCAGACGTTGTTTTTGCATTGAACGGCACATCTTTTGCCTTACCGCACCTACGCGTGCTTGATGTACGTGCGACGCAGGTtgcatcgctcgcgcacCTTGAGTCGCACTTTGCCTCTGCACCATCATTGAGCTTAAGTGAGGCCAAAGACAAAACACGCTCGCCTGTCCACGCACCGGCGCATGAGTCGCCTGCATGCACGCCACATCAGCTTGTGCGTGTATCAAATATACCTGCACAGGACAAGCACGAAGTGCTGTCGGTTGCGACACAGCATAAGACCATTCTGTCAGTGCTGTATGTACTATCCGATGTACAAGTGCGATCTGAATCAcaccgccgtcgacgcGGTGGGAGGGGCAGAGGCGGTGAAGACCGCGCACGGATACGAGAGGAGCGCGATGAAGACGGTCATTCGGTGACGCCGAATGCAGGCAGCGCATTGGCGAACGCCAAGCTGTCCACGAAAAAAAAGGAAGCCTTGGGACAAGTGCCATGCAAATTCTTTCGAAATAATGGATGCTCCGCGGGCGATGCTTGTCCTTTTGCTCATACGCTGCCCGGCGAAGGGCAGCCAAAAGCCGTGTGTCAATGGTACATCAAAGGCAGCTGTCGTTTTGGCCATCGATGTGCTTTGGCCCACATCTTGCCTGGTCAACCTATGAGTATGGACCGCAAAAACAAGCGGCTGGCACAGCAGGGGTCTTCTCAGGCTGCAGCAAAGCAAGCGGAAgaacagcagcagcgccgtgcctcTGAAAAAAGCGAGAATCCTAAACTCGCATCGCCCTCGCCAAATGGAGCGGGCGCAACAGCCATGTTTATTCCCAGTCGCACTTCTAACATGAGCGAAGAGCTCGCTGTATCTGTGTCTGCCACTACTGCTGACACTGAGCTGGCACAGTCTGGCTGGAGTCACGATATTACACGTCCTCATACGTACGACGCAACCAGCACTTCGGCCTTCGGCACAAGTCCCTTCAATCACCCCGGCTCTCATGGCCTCTTTTTCAATTCCCAGCCAGAGGCCCGCGGCTCACAACCAACATCACCCTGGTCATCGCGCAAAAACGAAGATCCGCTTGCCGAGTCCGCACATGCCGAAGACTTTTTGCCATCAAGTCTAAGTGATCTACTCACTCCCACTGAACtggagcgccgcatgcgcagTACGCGTGACGCCTCTTCGACGTCCTCGAGTATGCAGCCGACATCGTTCATGCAAGAAATGATATCACAGAGCATGCCGGCAACCTCTCATCGCCTCGGCAGCTTTGATGTATCTCCACCTACACCACTGGGCCAGGCGCCAAAGTTTGGTGGCAGTAGCTTCTCTTTCATGAGTGGCAGTGTGCAGCCCACTCGGCGGCCAGGGAACCACAGCGTGCATGCATCGCCATTCATGCCGCCTATATTCGACAACTTGCTCGGGTCGCCACCTAGTCTCAGTCCACCTGGCACCctgtcgtcgtcgctgggcGGAGAAAGGGCTCCCATGCCCATGTCTACACCCTCTCACAAAGGTCTCTCGGATGATGCACGCCGTCGGACCAGCACCTCTTCATTGTTCCATGGACGTGGTACCATACCTATCTCTCCAGCCATTGTGCCTGTATCTGAAGAAGATGCGGACGATACGATCTTTGAGCTGGAGTAA